A genome region from Streptomyces sp. S4.7 includes the following:
- a CDS encoding P-II family nitrogen regulator: MKLITAVVKPHRLDEIKEALQAFGVQGLTVTEASGYGRQRGHTEVYRGAEYTVDLVPKIRIEVLVEDGDAEQLIEVVVKAARTGKIGDGKVWSVPVDTAVRVRTGERGPDAL; encoded by the coding sequence ATGAAGCTCATCACCGCAGTCGTCAAGCCACACCGACTGGACGAGATCAAGGAGGCCCTCCAGGCCTTCGGAGTCCAGGGCCTGACGGTCACGGAAGCAAGCGGATACGGCCGGCAGCGCGGCCACACCGAGGTCTACCGGGGCGCGGAGTACACCGTCGACCTGGTGCCGAAGATCCGCATCGAGGTGCTCGTCGAGGACGGCGACGCCGAGCAGCTCATCGAGGTCGTCGTGAAGGCCGCCAGGACGGGCAAGATCGGCGACGGCAAGGTGTGGAGCGTGCCGGTGGACACGGCGGTCCGGGTCCGTACGGGGGAACGGGGCCCTGACGCCCTCTGA
- a CDS encoding bifunctional DNA primase/polymerase has product MGFTIGGIREMRSGSRRRGRGTEFTTVAEYTGLWGWDVAPGARAVAGRCSCGAAKCPAPGAHPLGPGLEVAAGATLDDAARAWSETPGAAVLLPVGRAFDIIDVAEPVGRRALVRLERMGLPLGPVAVTPTGRAYFFVAPGAAAELPNLLYRMGWDDAGLDLRCLGAGDHVTAPPSDLGGLGPVRWLRPPALETAADPPQARLLLGTLAYVCHRSPGRD; this is encoded by the coding sequence ATGGGCTTCACGATCGGCGGAATCCGGGAGATGCGGTCCGGTTCACGGCGCCGCGGCCGTGGCACCGAATTCACGACGGTGGCGGAGTACACCGGGCTCTGGGGCTGGGACGTCGCCCCCGGCGCACGCGCCGTGGCGGGCCGCTGCTCCTGTGGCGCGGCCAAGTGCCCGGCACCGGGCGCGCATCCGCTGGGGCCCGGGCTGGAAGTCGCCGCGGGGGCCACGCTGGACGATGCCGCCAGGGCATGGTCCGAGACGCCAGGAGCGGCCGTACTGCTGCCTGTGGGCCGCGCCTTCGACATCATCGACGTCGCCGAACCGGTCGGCCGCCGCGCCTTGGTCAGGCTGGAGCGGATGGGGCTGCCGCTCGGCCCCGTCGCCGTCACGCCGACGGGGCGGGCCTACTTCTTCGTCGCGCCGGGCGCCGCCGCCGAACTGCCCAACCTGCTCTACCGGATGGGCTGGGACGACGCCGGTCTCGATCTGCGCTGTCTGGGCGCGGGCGACCATGTCACCGCCCCGCCGTCCGACCTCGGCGGCCTCGGGCCCGTCCGCTGGCTCCGGCCGCCGGCCCTGGAGACGGCGGCCGATCCGCCGCAGGCACGACTGCTGCTCGGCACCCTGGCGTACGTCTGCCACCGTTCGCCCGGTCGCGACTGA
- a CDS encoding AAA family ATPase: protein MHLKAMTLRGFKSFASATTLRFEPGITCVVGPNGSGKSNVVDALSWVMGEQGAKSLRGGKMEDVIFAGTTGRPPLGRAEVSLTIDNSDGALPIDYAEVTITRIMFRNGGSEYQLNGDTCRLLDIQELLSDSGIGREMHVIVGQGQLDSVLHADPMGRRAFIEEAAGVLKHRKRKEKALRKLDAMQANLARVQDLTDELRRQLKPLGRQAAVARRAAVIQADLRDARLRLLADDLVKLRDALRTEVADEAALKQRKEDAELRLRHALAREAELEDEVRRLAPRLQRAQQTWYELSQLAERVRGTVSLADARVKSATTTPEDERRGRDPEDMEREAARIREQEAELEAALEAAERALEDTVAHRSDLERELAAEERRLKDVARAIADRREGLARLNGQVNAARSRAASAQAEIGRLAEARDGARQRAVSAQEEYEQLKAEVDGLDADDHELGERHDEAKRALGEAESALTAAREAATAAERERAALSARHDALALGLRRKDGTGALLGARDRLAGLLGPAAELLTVTPGFEVPVAAALGAAADAIAVTDATTAAEAIRLLRKEDAGRASLLLGAERPARAVGLPGQATPRDGSGDGAPAGATGSGTSPGVSGQGAAGARGVTDTASSTTGGPDTGPGPHEDGDGVAGAVPGQGDGARDVTTGTDAHAHGAAHARPVHAAVTDPAVPRVVDLVRGPDALMGAVRRLVQDMVVVTTLEDAEELVAARPGLTAVTAEGDLLGAHFAHGGSAGAPSLLEVQASVDEAAAELAELAVRCDELAEAQRRATGRRTECAALVEELGERRRAADREKSAVSGQLGRLAGQARGAAGEAERTSAAAAKAQDALDRATEEAEELAERLLVAEEAPVEEEPDTSVRDRLAADGANARQTEMEARLQVRTHEERVKGLAGRADSLDRGARAEREARARAEQRRARLRHEAAVARAVASGARQLLAHVEVSVVRADEERTAAEAAKAGREQELVAERNQGRDLKNELDKLTDSVHRGEVLGAEKRMRIEQLEAKALEELGVEPAGLIAEYGPDQLVPPSLPAEGEELPEDPEDPRNQPRPYVRGEQEKRLRSAERAYQQLGKVNPLALEEFAALEERHKFLSEQLEDLKKTRTDLLQVVKEVDERVEQVFTEAYRDTALQFEGVFSRLFPGGEGRLILTDPDNMLTSGVDVEARPPGKKVKRLSLLSGGERSLTAVALLVSIFKARPSPFYVMDEVEAALDDTNLQRLIRIMQELQESSQLIVITHQKRTMEVADALYGVSMQGDGVSKVISQRLH, encoded by the coding sequence GTGCACCTCAAGGCCATGACCCTGCGCGGGTTCAAATCCTTCGCCTCCGCCACGACGCTGAGGTTCGAACCCGGCATCACGTGCGTCGTCGGTCCGAACGGCTCGGGCAAATCCAACGTCGTGGACGCCCTTTCCTGGGTCATGGGCGAGCAGGGGGCCAAGTCACTGCGCGGCGGCAAGATGGAGGACGTGATCTTCGCCGGCACGACGGGCCGGCCACCGCTCGGACGCGCCGAAGTCTCCCTCACTATCGACAATTCCGACGGTGCGCTGCCCATCGACTACGCCGAGGTCACCATTACGCGGATCATGTTCCGCAACGGCGGCAGCGAATACCAGCTCAACGGGGACACCTGCCGGCTGCTGGACATCCAGGAACTGCTTTCCGACTCCGGTATCGGCCGCGAGATGCACGTCATCGTCGGCCAGGGACAACTCGATTCCGTCCTGCACGCCGATCCGATGGGGCGCAGGGCATTCATCGAAGAGGCCGCCGGTGTTCTGAAGCACCGTAAGCGCAAGGAGAAGGCGCTGCGGAAACTCGACGCGATGCAGGCCAACCTCGCGCGAGTCCAGGACCTGACCGACGAACTGCGGCGACAGCTCAAGCCGTTGGGGCGGCAGGCCGCGGTGGCACGCCGCGCGGCCGTCATCCAGGCCGACCTGCGCGACGCTCGGCTGCGGCTGCTCGCCGACGACCTCGTGAAGCTGCGTGACGCCCTCCGTACAGAGGTCGCCGACGAGGCGGCCCTCAAGCAGCGCAAGGAGGATGCCGAGCTCCGGCTGAGGCACGCGCTGGCACGCGAGGCGGAGCTGGAGGACGAGGTACGGCGGCTGGCACCGAGACTCCAGCGCGCGCAGCAGACCTGGTACGAACTCTCCCAGCTGGCCGAGCGGGTACGGGGCACCGTCTCGCTGGCCGACGCCCGGGTGAAGAGCGCCACCACCACGCCCGAGGACGAACGGCGCGGTCGGGACCCCGAGGACATGGAGCGCGAGGCCGCCCGCATCCGTGAGCAGGAGGCGGAGCTGGAGGCCGCGCTCGAAGCGGCCGAGCGCGCACTTGAGGACACCGTCGCGCACCGCTCCGACCTTGAGCGCGAGCTGGCGGCGGAGGAACGCCGCCTGAAGGACGTGGCGCGCGCGATCGCCGACCGCCGGGAGGGACTCGCCCGGCTCAACGGGCAGGTGAATGCCGCCCGCAGTCGCGCGGCGTCGGCGCAGGCCGAGATCGGCCGGCTCGCCGAGGCCCGTGACGGGGCGCGGCAGCGCGCCGTCTCCGCCCAGGAGGAGTACGAACAGCTCAAGGCGGAGGTCGACGGTCTGGACGCCGACGACCACGAGCTGGGCGAGCGGCACGACGAGGCCAAACGGGCGCTGGGCGAGGCTGAGAGCGCGCTGACGGCCGCGCGAGAGGCGGCCACGGCAGCCGAACGTGAACGCGCCGCCCTGTCCGCCCGTCACGACGCGCTCGCCCTCGGGCTGCGCCGCAAGGACGGCACCGGTGCGCTCCTGGGCGCGCGGGACCGGCTCGCCGGCCTGCTCGGACCCGCCGCCGAGCTGCTCACCGTCACGCCGGGCTTCGAGGTCCCGGTGGCGGCGGCGCTCGGCGCGGCGGCCGACGCGATCGCGGTGACCGACGCGACGACCGCGGCCGAGGCGATCCGCCTCCTGCGTAAAGAGGACGCGGGCCGGGCCTCCCTGCTGCTCGGTGCCGAACGGCCCGCGCGGGCGGTCGGCCTACCGGGGCAGGCGACGCCGCGGGACGGATCGGGCGACGGGGCCCCGGCCGGGGCGACCGGATCCGGTACGTCGCCGGGCGTGTCCGGTCAGGGGGCCGCCGGGGCGAGAGGCGTCACAGACACGGCGTCGAGCACCACCGGCGGGCCGGACACGGGGCCGGGGCCGCACGAGGACGGCGACGGCGTCGCCGGTGCTGTGCCAGGGCAGGGGGACGGGGCGCGTGACGTCACCACCGGCACGGACGCCCACGCCCACGGAGCCGCCCACGCCCGCCCCGTGCACGCCGCCGTGACCGATCCGGCCGTTCCCCGTGTCGTCGACCTCGTACGGGGCCCCGACGCGCTCATGGGCGCCGTACGACGCCTCGTCCAGGACATGGTCGTCGTCACGACCCTGGAGGACGCCGAGGAACTGGTCGCCGCGCGCCCCGGGCTGACCGCCGTGACGGCGGAGGGTGACCTCCTCGGCGCGCACTTCGCACACGGCGGCTCCGCCGGGGCGCCCAGCCTGCTCGAAGTGCAGGCTTCGGTCGACGAGGCGGCCGCCGAGCTGGCCGAACTCGCCGTACGGTGCGACGAACTGGCCGAGGCGCAGCGCCGGGCCACCGGGCGGCGTACCGAATGCGCCGCACTCGTCGAGGAGTTGGGGGAGCGGCGGCGGGCCGCCGACCGTGAGAAGTCCGCCGTGTCCGGCCAGTTGGGACGTCTCGCCGGCCAGGCCAGGGGCGCCGCGGGCGAGGCCGAGCGGACCTCGGCGGCCGCCGCCAAGGCCCAGGACGCGCTCGACCGGGCCACCGAGGAGGCCGAGGAACTGGCGGAGCGGCTGCTGGTCGCCGAGGAGGCACCCGTCGAGGAGGAGCCCGACACCTCCGTACGGGACCGGCTCGCCGCCGACGGAGCCAACGCCCGGCAGACCGAGATGGAGGCTCGGCTCCAGGTCCGTACCCACGAGGAGCGCGTCAAGGGGCTGGCGGGCCGTGCGGACTCCCTCGACCGGGGCGCCCGCGCCGAGCGCGAGGCGCGGGCCCGCGCGGAGCAGCGGCGGGCCAGGCTGCGCCACGAGGCCGCCGTCGCCAGGGCCGTCGCCTCCGGCGCCAGGCAACTGCTGGCGCACGTGGAGGTGTCGGTCGTACGCGCCGACGAGGAACGCACGGCGGCCGAGGCGGCGAAGGCGGGACGCGAACAGGAACTGGTCGCGGAGCGGAACCAGGGGCGCGATCTCAAGAACGAACTCGACAAGCTCACCGACTCGGTGCACCGGGGCGAGGTCCTGGGCGCCGAGAAGCGGATGAGGATCGAGCAGTTGGAGGCGAAGGCCCTGGAAGAGCTGGGTGTCGAGCCCGCCGGCCTGATCGCCGAGTACGGCCCGGACCAGCTCGTACCGCCGTCCCTGCCGGCCGAGGGCGAGGAACTGCCGGAGGACCCCGAGGACCCGCGCAACCAGCCCCGTCCCTACGTACGGGGCGAGCAGGAGAAGCGGCTCCGGTCGGCCGAACGGGCGTACCAGCAACTCGGGAAGGTGAATCCGCTCGCCCTGGAGGAGTTCGCGGCGCTGGAGGAGCGGCACAAGTTCCTCTCCGAGCAGCTCGAAGACCTCAAGAAGACGCGTACCGATCTGCTCCAGGTCGTCAAGGAGGTCGACGAACGGGTCGAGCAGGTCTTCACGGAGGCGTACCGGGACACGGCCCTTCAGTTCGAGGGCGTCTTCTCGCGGCTCTTCCCCGGGGGCGAGGGACGCCTCATCCTCACGGATCCCGACAACATGCTCACCAGCGGTGTGGACGTCGAGGCCAGGCCCCCCGGCAAGAAGGTCAAGCGGCTGTCCCTGCTGTCCGGCGGCGAGCGGTCGCTGACCGCCGTGGCGCTGCTCGTCTCGATCTTCAAGGCGAGGCCGAGCCCGTTCTACGTGATGGACGAGGTCGAGGCCGCGCTGGACGACACCAACCTCCAGCGGCTGATCCGGATCATGCAGGAACTCCAGGAGAGCTCCCAGCTGATCGTGATCACGCACCAGAAGCGCACGATGGAGGTCGCCGACGCGCTGTACGGCGTCTCCATGCAGGGCGACGGCGTCTCCAAGGTGATCAGCCAGCGCCTCCACTGA
- the ftsY gene encoding signal recognition particle-docking protein FtsY, translating into MDIVILAVVIAVVAVGAITGLLVSSRRKKPPPPGPSSTPTITTPPAEPHVGDEAGPPREESRRTIEEVGLPDATATPPAVEDPVVAAPPVAIEIPEPSAGRLVRLRARLARSQNTLGKGLLTLLSREHLDEETWEEIEDTLLTADVGVAPTQELVERLRERVRVLGTRTPDELRVLLREELLALLRTDFDRAVKTESGLDTPGVVMVVGVNGTGKTTTTGKLARVLVADGRSVVLGAADTFRAAAADQLQTWGERVGARTVRGPEGGDPASIAFDAVKEGIAEGADVVLIDTAGRLHTKTGLMDELGKVKRVVEKHGPLDEVLLVLDATTGQNGLVQARVFAEVVDITGIVLTKLDGTAKGGIVIAVQRELGVPVKLIGLGEGPDDLAPFEPEAFVDALIDG; encoded by the coding sequence GTGGACATCGTCATTCTTGCCGTAGTCATCGCCGTGGTCGCTGTCGGCGCAATCACCGGGCTCCTGGTCAGCAGCCGTAGGAAGAAGCCGCCGCCCCCGGGACCGTCGAGCACGCCGACCATCACGACCCCGCCCGCCGAGCCGCACGTCGGCGACGAGGCGGGGCCGCCGCGGGAGGAATCCCGCCGCACCATCGAGGAGGTGGGTCTCCCCGACGCGACGGCGACGCCGCCCGCCGTCGAGGACCCGGTCGTGGCCGCCCCACCGGTGGCGATCGAGATCCCGGAACCGTCGGCCGGCCGTCTGGTCAGGCTCCGCGCCCGCCTCGCCCGCTCGCAGAACACCCTCGGCAAGGGGCTGCTCACGCTGCTGTCGCGCGAGCACCTGGACGAGGAGACGTGGGAGGAGATCGAGGACACCCTGCTCACCGCCGACGTCGGTGTCGCGCCCACGCAGGAGCTGGTGGAGCGGCTGCGTGAGCGGGTCAGGGTGCTCGGTACGCGTACTCCCGACGAGCTGCGGGTGCTGCTCCGCGAGGAACTGCTCGCCCTGCTCCGTACGGACTTCGACCGCGCCGTGAAGACCGAGAGCGGTCTGGACACCCCGGGCGTCGTCATGGTCGTCGGCGTCAACGGCACCGGCAAGACCACGACGACCGGCAAGCTGGCGCGGGTCCTGGTGGCCGACGGCCGGTCGGTCGTGCTCGGCGCCGCCGACACTTTCCGCGCCGCCGCGGCCGATCAGCTTCAGACGTGGGGCGAGCGGGTGGGCGCGCGTACGGTGCGCGGTCCCGAGGGCGGCGACCCGGCGTCGATCGCGTTCGACGCGGTCAAGGAGGGCATCGCCGAGGGGGCGGACGTCGTCCTCATCGACACGGCTGGTCGACTGCACACCAAGACCGGGCTGATGGACGAGCTCGGCAAGGTCAAGCGCGTGGTGGAGAAGCACGGTCCGCTGGACGAGGTGCTGCTGGTCCTGGACGCGACGACGGGGCAGAACGGTCTCGTGCAGGCGCGGGTGTTCGCGGAGGTCGTGGACATCACCGGCATCGTGCTGACCAAGCTGGACGGCACGGCCAAGGGCGGCATCGTGATCGCGGTCCAGCGCGAACTGGGTGTTCCGGTCAAGCTGATCGGGCTGGGCGAGGGCCCCGACGACCTGGCGCCGTTCGAGCCGGAGGCGTTCGTCGACGCGCTGATCGACGGCTGA
- a CDS encoding sugar porter family MFS transporter: MTSTAKSPRSGGQQSHPEHLGHVIFITAAAAMGGFLFGYDSSVINGAVEAIRDRFDIGSGPLAQVIAAALIGCAIGAATAGRIADRIGRIRCMQISSVLFTISAVGSALPFALWDLAMWRVIGGFAIGMASVIGPAYIAEVSPPAYRGRLASFQQAAIVLGIALSQLVNFGILQIADGDQRGETGGLEAWQWMLGVMVVPATLYGLLSFAIPESPRFLISVGRNEAARGVLAEVEDRNTDLDARVREIEANLHKEHKPTFKDLLGRVGFLPVVWIGIGLSALQQLVGINVIFYYSASLWQSVGIDPTSSFFYSFTTSIINIIGTVIAMVFVDRIGRRPLLLIGSAGMTVSLALAAWAFSYKSGSGTDISIPNTQGTVALVAAHSFVLFFALSWGVVVWVLLGEMFPGRIRAAALGVAASAQWIANWAVTVTFPTLSDWDLSGAYVIYSGFALLSIYFILKWIPETKGKALEEMG, from the coding sequence GTGACGAGCACAGCCAAGTCGCCGCGGTCCGGCGGCCAACAGTCCCACCCGGAGCACCTCGGCCACGTCATCTTCATCACCGCGGCAGCCGCCATGGGCGGCTTCCTCTTCGGCTACGACAGCTCCGTCATCAACGGCGCCGTCGAGGCCATCAGGGACCGTTTCGACATCGGCTCCGGGCCACTGGCCCAGGTGATCGCCGCCGCGCTGATCGGCTGCGCCATCGGGGCAGCGACGGCGGGCCGGATCGCCGACCGGATCGGCCGTATCCGCTGTATGCAGATCTCGTCCGTGCTGTTCACCATCAGTGCCGTCGGCTCCGCGCTGCCCTTCGCGCTCTGGGACCTCGCCATGTGGCGGGTCATCGGCGGGTTCGCCATCGGTATGGCCTCCGTCATCGGCCCCGCGTACATCGCGGAGGTCTCGCCGCCCGCGTACCGCGGCCGGCTCGCCTCGTTCCAGCAGGCGGCGATCGTCCTGGGAATCGCCCTCTCTCAATTGGTGAACTTCGGCATCCTGCAGATCGCCGACGGCGACCAGCGCGGCGAGACCGGCGGCCTGGAGGCCTGGCAGTGGATGCTCGGCGTCATGGTCGTTCCGGCGACCCTCTACGGCCTGCTCTCCTTCGCCATCCCCGAATCGCCCCGCTTCCTGATCTCCGTCGGCAGGAACGAGGCGGCCAGGGGTGTGCTCGCCGAGGTCGAGGACAGGAACACCGACCTCGACGCGCGTGTACGGGAGATCGAGGCCAACCTCCACAAGGAGCACAAGCCGACGTTCAAGGACCTGCTCGGCAGGGTGGGCTTCCTGCCGGTCGTCTGGATCGGCATCGGCCTCTCCGCCCTCCAGCAACTCGTCGGCATCAACGTGATCTTCTACTACAGCGCGTCGCTGTGGCAGTCCGTCGGTATCGATCCCACCAGCTCGTTCTTCTACTCGTTCACCACGTCGATCATCAACATCATCGGCACCGTCATCGCGATGGTCTTCGTCGACCGGATCGGACGCCGGCCGCTCCTTCTGATCGGCTCCGCCGGTATGACGGTGTCGCTGGCCCTGGCGGCGTGGGCGTTCTCCTACAAAAGCGGCAGCGGCACCGACATCTCCATCCCGAACACCCAGGGCACCGTGGCACTCGTCGCCGCCCACTCCTTCGTGCTCTTCTTCGCGCTGTCGTGGGGCGTCGTCGTCTGGGTGCTGCTCGGCGAGATGTTCCCCGGCCGGATCCGGGCCGCGGCGCTCGGCGTGGCCGCGTCGGCGCAGTGGATCGCCAACTGGGCTGTCACGGTCACTTTCCCGACGCTGTCGGACTGGGATCTGTCGGGGGCATACGTGATCTACTCGGGCTTCGCCCTGCTCTCGATCTACTTCATCCTGAAGTGGATTCCCGAGACCAAGGGCAAGGCGCTGGAGGAGATGGGCTGA
- a CDS encoding ammonium transporter, translated as MNGADTAFVLISAALVMLMTPGLAFFYGGMVRVKSALNMLMMSFISLGIVSVLWVLYGYSLTFGDDIGGGLLGNFDHIGLKGITPETLTGGDEGIPVYAFALFQLMFAVLTPALMSGALADRVKFTAWALFIGLWVTVVYFPVAHWVWQADGWLFKLEVIDFAGGTAVHINAGIGALAAVLVVGKRIGFKKDPMRPHSLPLVVLGAALLWFGWFGFNAGSALAANGTSAIMAFNTQIATGAAMLGWLIYERIRHGAFTTLGAASGAVAGLVAITPSGAHVNPFGALLIGVVAGAACSWAVSLKYKLGYDDSLDVVGVHLVGGVIGTLLVGVLAVDGIGGASQLGKQAIGAFSVMAYSFVVSWILAKIVDVTIGFRASEDDETSGVDMAFHAESAYDFSAVGGSPSGRSSVTATDKDLAGAARNKKVDV; from the coding sequence TTGAATGGCGCAGATACCGCATTCGTATTGATCAGTGCCGCGCTCGTCATGTTGATGACGCCCGGCCTGGCCTTCTTCTACGGCGGCATGGTCCGGGTGAAAAGCGCCCTGAACATGCTCATGATGTCCTTCATCTCGCTCGGCATCGTCAGCGTGCTGTGGGTGCTCTACGGGTACTCGCTCACATTCGGTGACGACATCGGTGGAGGACTGCTCGGCAACTTCGACCACATCGGTCTGAAGGGCATCACGCCCGAGACGCTCACGGGCGGCGACGAGGGAATCCCCGTCTACGCCTTCGCCCTCTTCCAGCTGATGTTCGCCGTACTGACCCCGGCGCTGATGAGCGGCGCACTCGCCGACCGCGTCAAGTTCACCGCCTGGGCCCTGTTCATCGGCCTTTGGGTCACCGTCGTCTACTTCCCGGTCGCGCACTGGGTGTGGCAGGCCGACGGCTGGCTCTTCAAGCTGGAAGTGATCGACTTCGCCGGTGGTACGGCGGTCCACATCAACGCCGGTATCGGAGCACTCGCCGCGGTCCTTGTCGTCGGCAAGCGCATCGGGTTCAAAAAGGACCCGATGAGGCCGCACAGCCTGCCGCTGGTGGTTCTCGGCGCCGCGCTGCTGTGGTTCGGCTGGTTCGGCTTCAACGCCGGCTCCGCCCTCGCCGCCAACGGCACGTCCGCGATCATGGCTTTCAACACGCAGATCGCCACCGGCGCGGCCATGCTCGGCTGGCTCATCTACGAGCGCATCCGGCACGGCGCGTTCACCACGCTCGGTGCGGCCTCAGGAGCCGTCGCCGGTCTGGTGGCGATCACCCCGTCCGGCGCGCACGTCAACCCGTTCGGCGCGCTGCTCATCGGCGTCGTCGCCGGAGCGGCCTGCTCGTGGGCCGTCAGCCTCAAGTACAAGCTCGGCTACGACGACTCGCTCGACGTCGTCGGCGTCCACCTCGTCGGCGGTGTCATCGGCACCCTGCTCGTCGGCGTCCTGGCGGTCGACGGCATCGGCGGTGCCTCGCAGCTCGGCAAGCAGGCGATCGGCGCCTTCTCGGTGATGGCGTACTCCTTCGTGGTCTCCTGGATCCTGGCCAAGATCGTCGATGTCACCATCGGCTTCCGGGCCTCCGAGGACGACGAGACCAGCGGTGTGGACATGGCGTTCCACGCCGAATCCGCGTACGACTTCAGCGCGGTGGGAGGCTCGCCCTCGGGCCGAAGCAGTGTGACCGCTACGGACAAGGACCTCGCCGGCGCGGCGCGGAACAAGAAGGTGGACGTATGA